Proteins co-encoded in one Girardinichthys multiradiatus isolate DD_20200921_A chromosome 11, DD_fGirMul_XY1, whole genome shotgun sequence genomic window:
- the ins gene encoding insulin isoform X1 — translation MTFSVFYCSCLKNLSLFVQFSSGMAALWIQSFSLLVLLVVSWPGSQAVAPPQHLCGSHLVDALYLVCGDRGFFYDPKRDVDHLLGFLPPKTGTGSIHGGENEVAELAFKDQMEMMVKRGIVEQCCHRPCNIFDLQNYCN, via the exons ATGACCTTCTCTGTGTTTTACTGCTCCTGTCTAAAGAATCTGTCTCTGTTCGTTCAGTTCTCCTCCGGCATGGCAGCGCTGTGGATCCAGTCCTTCTCCCTGTTGGTCTTACTGGTTGTATCGTGGCCAGGCTCCCAGGCTGTCGCCCCTCCGCAGCACCTGTGCGGCTCTCACCTAGTTGACGCTCTCTACCTGGTCTGTGGGGACAGAGGCTTCTTCTATGACCCCAAGAGGGATGTGGACCATCTCCTGG GTTTCCTCCCTCCAAAGACAGGCACAGGGTCGATTCACGGCGGTGAGAATGAGGTGGCTGAGCTGGCTTTTAAGGACCAgatggagatgatggttaaGAGAGGCATAGTCGAGCAGTGCTGCCACAGGCCCTGCAACATCTTTGACCTGCAGAACTACTGCAACTAA
- the ins gene encoding insulin isoform X2, protein MAALWIQSFSLLVLLVVSWPGSQAVAPPQHLCGSHLVDALYLVCGDRGFFYDPKRDVDHLLGFLPPKTGTGSIHGGENEVAELAFKDQMEMMVKRGIVEQCCHRPCNIFDLQNYCN, encoded by the exons ATGGCAGCGCTGTGGATCCAGTCCTTCTCCCTGTTGGTCTTACTGGTTGTATCGTGGCCAGGCTCCCAGGCTGTCGCCCCTCCGCAGCACCTGTGCGGCTCTCACCTAGTTGACGCTCTCTACCTGGTCTGTGGGGACAGAGGCTTCTTCTATGACCCCAAGAGGGATGTGGACCATCTCCTGG GTTTCCTCCCTCCAAAGACAGGCACAGGGTCGATTCACGGCGGTGAGAATGAGGTGGCTGAGCTGGCTTTTAAGGACCAgatggagatgatggttaaGAGAGGCATAGTCGAGCAGTGCTGCCACAGGCCCTGCAACATCTTTGACCTGCAGAACTACTGCAACTAA